Sequence from the Neptunomonas japonica JAMM 1380 genome:
ATTACCGTTCCTTTGTTTGTGCCTATTGTTCAGGAGCTAGGGTTTGATACGGTGTGGTTTGCAGTACTGTTTATTATTAGTATGCAAACGGCCTATCTCACGCCCCCCTTTGGGTACAACCTGTTTTACATGCGATCGGTGGCGCCTCCTTCAATAACCATATATGACCTGTATAAAGCGGTTATCCCGTTCATTATTTTGCAGGTTATCGGGTTGGCACTGGTGGTGGCATTTCCACAGATAGCGCTCTGGTTACCTGGAGTGATATTTGGATAGTTAGCATTAATAAATCGATGCTCTTTTATACACCCGCAGACTGTGTCAGTCGTGCGGGTGTTTTTTTATGTAGCTCTGAGAAACCTGAAGAGGAGGAGATCTTTCAAGGCTAGGTTTACATATTATTAAAACGTAAGCTGCATCCCTGACAAGTAACCAACGCTACTATCATCTTCATTCGTATCTCCTATCTCGGCAAACACGCCTACATTCTCCTGTTGAGGGAATTGATAGGTTACGTTTGCGTACCAGCCCGTCACGTCATCTCTGCTTTTATCTTCGTAATCAATGCTTTGAATATCAAGCGCTGCTTTTGTTGTGTTGGTTATCGGGAATGCACTTACTAGGTTATAAGCATTAGCGGTATCTGCCATTGAGCTGTAATCAGCTCCGAACGTGGCAAAGTCAGCATCATAGACTGCCTGCACACCCCAAGACATTACAGAGTCAGTAGCACCAGACGCTTGGAAGTTCTGCAGGGCTGCAGCCAGACTCAAGTTATCCACAGATGTTGATATAAACAGGTCTAAAGATTCGTTGTTGTAAGTGTTTGAGCAAGTCATTCTTTTGAGTAGCCGTTTTTGTAAATAAAGATAGTTGTGTAGATTTCGCCTCCTTTGCTGCTATGTGGATTACCCGTCGACTGCTCTTTTCTAAAAAGCTATGCCTAAAAACAAGAATGATAATTAATATTGTATTGTAAATGATATAGATTATCATTATTATTCGCTAAAATTAAACACTTGTATGGATTTGGCGAAAAACATGAAGAAGATAGCTGTTTTTTGGTG
This genomic interval carries:
- a CDS encoding porin, which encodes MTCSNTYNNESLDLFISTSVDNLSLAAALQNFQASGATDSVMSWGVQAVYDADFATFGADYSSMADTANAYNLVSAFPITNTTKAALDIQSIDYEDKSRDDVTGWYANVTYQFPQQENVGVFAEIGDTNEDDSSVGYLSGMQLTF